ATTCGCAACATCACGCGGCGCTCGGATGGCGTCTTGATTGGCGGTGCGAGCGCGGGCACGCGCATCGACGTCTGGACGAGCCGCAACAACGGCGCGACCTGGAGCCCGCACGGCTCGGTGGCCAACAACCCGGCGGTGCAGTTCGGGGACGTGATGATGCGCGCCATCCCCGGGACGCGGACCCTCTTCTGTGCCTTCCGTGAGTTCGCCAACGGCCAATACCGCGTCACCGTCACGCGCAGCGACAACGACGGCGACCACTGGGTCTATGACAGCACCGTCGTTGGGCCGACCTCGCGCTTCGTGGGCGCGCCGCACCTCTTCCAGCGGGCGAATGGCGACCTGCAAATCTATTACGACTCCGAGCTGCTCGCCGCGCAGCGGGGCTACCCGGGCCACCAGTGGATTGCCATGCAGGGCCGCAATGGCATTCATGGCCCGTGGACCGCGTATGGCGTGGTGGCCGTGGCCTGGGACAAGCGGGCCGGCGCGCTGAACCGCGAGGGCATGCCCACCGTGGTTCAGCTCGGTGGCGACCGGCTCATGGCGGTGGTGGAGGGCGTGGAACCCTTCGCCACGGGCGGCGCTCGCGCCAATGTCATCAATGCCGTTCAGTCCTGGGATGGCGGCCGGACGTGGGATGAGTCGATGCGCCGCACCGTCTACCGCTCGCGCATCGACCCGGGTTCGGGGCGTCGCTACAACGCCTACGTGCCCTATGGCATCCGGGTGGGCAATGGCCCGGTGGGCGTCGCCTTCTGCACCGACGAGGACAAGCCGGGGGCGCCCGACCTCTCCAGCACGCCGCCGCATCTGCGGCACTGCCACGTCGGGTACGTCAGCACGACGGTCAACTTCGAGACCTGGTCCGGTGCGAGCCCGGTGTGGACGGCGTCCTCGCGCAACTACACCCCCGGGCTCTACGAGCGGGCGCCCAACGATGTCATCGCCGTGATTGACGCCCTGGGCGACAACCGCGTGCTTCATCGATAGCGGAGCGGCGTGGGGGCTGATACGGTTCCCACCGGGGCGGCCCTGGGTGTGCTTCCTTCTCCACTCGATAGGTAGTGCATCCGCTCTCCGCCCCGTTTTTTCTCCTCGCTTGGAGTCACCATGGGCTCCCCTTCGCTCGACCTCACGGGCGACACCGCCGCGCTGCTGCTCCGGAGTACGGGGCTGGTCTTCCTTCCCACGGGACTCCCGCTGAGCGACGATGCGCAGGCGCGGGAGCAGGCCGTGGACGCGCTGGAGGCGGACCTCGCGGGCGTGGGGTATGTCCTCGCGAGCGACCTGCGGAAGGCGCTGCTCGCGCTGCCCACCGAGGCCCTGACGGCCTCGGGCCGCTTCCTCTTCGACACCGTGGCGGCGACGGTGGGGAGCAACCGGCCCTTCGTTCCCTTGTTCCGGAAGTTCCCCGAGAGCGTGCCTCACGACACCCAGCAGTTGTTCGTGCAGCGGGTGCTGGGCTGGTTGTTTCAAGCTCCGGAGCAGCCCTGTCTCCACTGCGGTTCGGAAGGCACGGTGCACGCGGTGTCGCCGTGCGCCCATCTGGTCTGCGACCGGTGCTACGACGGGCGTGACTACAGCGCGTGTCCCATCTGCAACCGCCGTCTGTCGCCCTCGGAGCCGTTCCTCAAGCCCACGGAGGGCAACATCCGCGGGGGCGTGTATGTCCAGCGCTCCGGCAGGCTGACGCGGTTGTCCCTGGGCACCGACCCGGAGCCCGTGGCGAGCGACATGGTGCGGCGCCTGGTGTCCCGGTCCTCCGTGCTGCGCCCTGCGGAGGTGACGGCGCTGAAGATGCTCGTCGCCTCCTTCGGGACGCGCGTGCTGGGCTGGCTCCCACCCCGCATCCCGGTGAAGGAGACCCTGGCGCACGTCATGGGGCTCCTGCTTCGGGATGCCCGCGCCGCGGGTGACGTGCTGGCGCACGCCGCCACGCATGTGAAGACGGCCACGGACGTGCTCCGGGTGCTCGTCGCGTGGGCGGACGGAAACCCCGACCTGTCCGTCAAGGTTCCGTTGAAGAGCCCTCCGCGTCCGGTGCGGCGCGCCGTCTTGCGGATGCTGGAAGGCTTCTCCCTGCTGAACCTCACCGAGGACCTCCAGCGCCACCCGGGCCTGTGGAAGGCCCAGGCGAAGCTCCTGCACGTCTTCGAGGAGTGGCAGCGTCACCCGAAGGTCGCGCTCGCGTTCGCCGTGCTGCGCGAGACGGTGTTGGCGCCGGAGACGCCGTTCGGCGCGGCGGTGCTGGGGCTGGCACAGGAGCATCCGGCGGCCTTCGAGCGGCACGAGGTCGACGGGGGCGTCCGTCTGTATTTCCGTTCCTGGGCCTCGCAGGTGGAGGCGGCGCTGGAGGCGGGCGACATCCGGGGCGCGCTGCGACTCCTCCGGCAGCGGCCCGGCGAGTTGCTGCGCCGGTTGGACCATGTGAGCCGGCTGGCGATCGCTCAATCGGGCTTCGCGCCGCTCGAACCGGAGTTGCTCGCGTCGCTCGAGGGCGTGTTGCCCCGGGCCGCGCCCGCGATGCTGTTCGCCGTGGCGGCGCACCTGCGTCAGCGCCACAAGCCGTTCGCCCGGCGGGTGTTCTTCCCCAAGGGCGAGGCCACCCACGCCTGGGGCATGGAGGACCGGCGTCCCTTGCTGCCGGGGGACGCCATTGGCCAGCTCGTGGCGCCCCTGGAGCGGGAGCTGCTGCGTCGGGCGGAGCGCCTGCCGTCCTTTCCCGTGGCGGTGCTCGACGAGGCCCTGGTCGACCTGCTGATGCCCATGTCGGAGAAGACGGCCTCGCGGGCGCTGGTGGCGGTGCCGCGCGGGAGTCTGCTGCCGCTGCCGGAAGGGCAGTTCCTGCGCTTCTTCGTCCATTGGACGGAGCCGAAGGACACCCGGGTGGACCTGGACTTGTCGGTGGCGCTCTACGACAAGAATTGGTGGCTGGTGGACCTGTGCGACTTCACGAACCTGCGCCTGGCGGACGACGCCGCGGTGCATTCAGGAGACGTCACGTCAGCACCGCCGCCGCAGGGGGGCGCCGAGTTCCTGGATGTCCATGCGGCACGCCTGTTGGCGCGGGGCGTGCGCTACGCCGTTCCGGTGGTGTTCTCCTTCAACAGCGTCTCGTTCGACCGCATGGAGGACGCTTTCGCGGGCTTCATGGTCCGGGACGAGGAGGGCGGGGCCCACTTCGATGCGCGCACGGTGGAGCAGCGCTTCGACCTGCAGGGGAGCGCGCAGATTTCGGTGCCGCTCGTCATTGACCTCGCGGAGAAGCAGCTCCGCTGGGTGGATGTGAAGGTCCCTCCCGAGGATGGCTTCCAAAGCGTGCGCCGCTCACGGGGCGAGCTCGCGCACCTGGGCAAGGACACCCTGGCTTATTTCGGCACCGGTGCCCGGCCCACGCTCTGGCAGTTGGCCTCGCTCCATGCCGCCGCGCGCAGCCGCACGGTGCAGGTGCGGCGCCGGGATGGCTCGGTGTCCGTGCTGAAGCGGGCCGAGGGCGAGGACACGGCCGCCTTCCTGCGCCGGCTGCGGGGCCTCGAGGCGGATGCCACCGCTGCGCACGTCGCGCCCGGCACGGCGCCCGTGTTCTTCGCGGGGATGACGGACGTCCCTGGGCTCCCCACGGGCAGCGAGGGCTACGCGCTGCGGTTCCTGAACACCTCCGCGGAGGCGGTCACCCGGCTGGGCGCGGGCGACCTGGTGTCGGCGCTGAAGGGTTGAGCGGCTGCTTCGGCGATACGTCCCGAGGTCAGGCCACCGGCTCTTGGCAAACCGCTTCGATGTTGTGCCCGTCTGGACCGATGACGAACGCCGCATAGTAGTTCGCGTGGTACCTCGGGCGCAGCCCGGGCGCTCCGTTGTCCTTGCCGCCCGCTTCCAGCGCCGCGCGATGGAATGCATCGACCTGTTCGCGATTCTCGGCCATGAACGCCAGGTGCAGATGCGCTGGCTTCTCCTGGGTCGGAATGAGAATCAAGGAAGGGACACCCTTCCCGGCAAGTTCGATACCCTCGGCCGCCTCCATGTGGATGGTGACGCCGAGCGGTTCGAGCGCCTTGAGGAAGAAAGCCCTGCTGGCCGCAAAGTCGCTGACGCCGAATTTGACGTGGTCGAACATGGTTTCTCCTGATGTGAAGGGGGGCGCGTGAAGCGCACCTGCTGAAGCAGTCGCCTGGAAGGTTGCCAGGAGGACGCCGTTCTCAACATCCACGATGCGTGAACGGGCGACATCGCCCACCGGAGATGCCCAATGGCCGACTGTGTCCTCTACACCTTCGATTGGGTTCCCGAGCTGCCTCGGGGCTTCGTGCGGGACCTGCGTGTGCGTTGGGCGCTGGAAGAGGCGGGGCTGCCCTACCGGGTGCAGGGCGTCCCGTTCAAGAACCGCGGCGACCCGCACTTAGCGCACCAGCCGTTCGGTCAGGTGCCCTGGCTGACCGACGGGGACATCTCGATGTTCGAAAGCGGTGCAATCCTGTTGCACCTGGGGGAGCGGAGCCAGACGCTGATGCCCTCCGACCCTCGTGGCCGGGCGGAGACCCAGCAGTGGCTGTTCGCGGCGCTGAACTCCGTCGAAATGCCGAGCTTGCCGTGGGCGCTGTTCAAGTTCGCCGGTGATGAGACCGACACGCCGGGACGTCGCCACCTGGAGAAGTTCCTCGCGTTGCGGCTGGGGCACATGGAGACGGTGCTGGCCTCGCGTGAATGGCTGGCCGGCCCCTTCACCATCGCGGACATCGCCATGGCCGACGTGCTTCGCCTCGTCGACCGTTTCGACGGGCTGGCGGCGTATCCGTCCTGTCGTGCCTACGTCGCCCGCGCCACGGGGCGGCCAGCGTTTCAGAAAGCGCACGCGGACCAGATGGCGCATTTCGCCGCGGCGGACTGAGCCGCTTCTCACCTGCGCCGTCAAATCCGGACGGGCTCAGGCGTCAGGGGGCCTGCGTGGCGTGCACGATTTGCTTCTCGCCCGGGCTCACCGTGAACATGGCGTCATCCTGGCCGAAGCGGCGCTGCTTCATGTTCGAGAAGTCGCCCTGGTGGCGGGGGAAGCTGAGGTCCAGCACCACGTCGCCTCCCTTCACGAAGACGAGCAGGCACTCCGTGTCGTAGACCTCCCGGGCGCCGGACCAGTCCATGCCCAGCCTGTCCTTGATCAGCTCTTCACCGATGTAGGGCGTGAAGACGTGGAACGTGTCCCATTCGAAGTCCGTCAGCTCCGCCAGGTGGAAGGTGCCGCCCGCCGCCGACACGGCGCTCACGCGCTGCACCAGCTTCGCCGTGAGGGCCTCACGCGCCTTGCTCTTGCCGCAGCCGAACAGCCCCACGCTCCAGGTGAGCAGCACCGCCGCCGCAATCGCTACCGTGCCTCCGGGTATCCCTTGTCTGTGCATGGGCGTCAGTCTACCTGTTCGTCTGGCTAGAAACCCCGAATCAGGGGACGGCCCACGGACATCGCGGGCCAGGGGATGGCGAAGGCGATGAGCAGCGCGGCGATGAGCAGCCCGATGGCCCAGGTGCGATGCCGCTGCTGGGCCGGGCCGTCCCGCCTGGACATCGCGGAGGCCGCGTGGGCGGCCGTGAGGGCCAGGAGCATCATCAACGGGTGGTCCAGTCCGAAGAAGCGCAGTTGGCTGATGCCCATGTTCATCCGGAATGCCTCGAAGCTGCGAGGCGTGAGCGGGCTGAGCGCGAAGTAGAGCGTCATCCCGAGCAGCATCTGCAGGTCGAAGGCGGAGACGAAGGCGACCTGGACGCGGCGGTCCACGGCCGTCCATTCCCGGCCGCGCATCCAGCCCCACAGCGACTTCCCGAGCGCGAACGCGCCCAGCACCACCACGCCCCAGCGCAGCCAGGAGTGGAGGAGGAGGACCACGGAGTACAGCATGTCGTTATCCGCCCTTCTTGGCCGCCGGCATGGACTCAATCCACCGCTGGATGAGCGCCCGGCCGTGCTCATCCACCACCCGTGTCCCCAGCGGCGGCATCTGAATGGCGCCGCCCCGTTGGCTCATGCGGTGGAGCACGGAGCTGCGCGCCACGTCACCCGGGGCCACGCGCTGCGAGGTGTCACCGAACAGGCCGGACGTCTGGAAGAACGCCTTCACATCCACCGACGTACGCCACGTGTCCGTGGCCTGCACCGTGCCGAGCTCGGCGGCCTCCAGGCGCACGTGCAGCCCGGAGCTGCTGCCCAGCGCCATGCGGTTGGCGCTGTGGCACGACACGCCGCAGTTCATGTGCAGGTAGCCCAGCGCGGCTTGCTCCACGGGCGTGCCGGGAATCTTCGGGACGTCCTTGGGCGGATGGCTCAGCAGCCCTTCTTCCACCAGCTTGGACAGCGTGAGGCCGCGCGCGCCCTCGTGGGCCAGGGCCACGGCCTCGAAGCCGAGCACCTCGTCCGCGCGCCCGCGGTGGCAGGACTGGCAGTCTACCTGGCTGGGGATTTCGTATTCCTCCGTGCCGGGCACGTTCTTCTCGCCGCCCGTCAATTCGAGCGCGGTCTTCTGGTCCTCGCTCCAGCGGTAGGTGGTGCGCAGCCAGCTTCCGTCGGGGCGCTTCCAGAGGAAGCGCGTCTCGATGCGCCGCCCCTTCCAGCGGAACTCCTTCCAGAGCTTGGTGCCCACGGGAAAGCGCCACTCGTCGGCGTTCGACGTGTCCACCTTCGTGCCCGGGGGCAGGTGGATGAAGCGCACCTTGTCCAACCCGTCGCTCCAGAGCTGGAGGCCGGGCTCGTAGGGGCGTACGTCGGTGGGAATCTTCTTGTCCGCCCAGCCGGTGCCCCCCTCGCCGTAGAGCCCCGTGCAGGCCAGGTGTTGGAGCTCCTGGCACCGGATGCCACCGTTCTCCTCCTTCCACCCACCTTCGGCGGGCGCCCGGGTGCAGCCTCCGGCGGATGCCACGGTGATGCTGAGCAGCAGCGCACTCCAGCGGGGAGCGGACATCGAACCTCCTGACACGGCCTACCCTAACGGTTCAGGGCCGGCGCTTCGTGCGTCTTGCTGACGCACCCCGCGCCACTCATTTGGGAACGGGATACTTGGCCAGCTTGCGTTGCAGGCTCCGCCGCTGGATGCGCAGCAGCCGGGCGGCCTGGGAGATGTTGCCGCCGCAGTCGGCGAGCACGCGTTGGATGTGCTCCCACTCCGCGCGCGCCAGGGAGGGCACTTCGTGGGTGAGCGCGGCCTCCTGGCCCGAGGGCAGGGTGGCGCCCGCGAAGGCGAGCAGGATGTCATCCACGTCCGCGGGCTTGGCCAGGTAGTGCGTGGCGCCGCGCCGCACCGCCTCCACGGCCGTGGCGATGCTGCCGTAGCCCGTCAGCACGACGATGATGGTGTTCGCGTCCAGCGCCTTCAGCTCGCGCACCACTTCCAGGCCGGAGCCATCCGGAAGCCGGAGGTCCACGACGGCGTGACTCGGACGAAAGGCACGGGCGGCCTCGTGTGCTTCCTCCGCGCTGGCGGCGCCCTGGGCATCGAAGCCATGCCGCACGAAGGCACGCACCAGCCGCTCGCGGAAGCGCGCGTCGTCGTCGGTGACGAGCACCCGGAGTGGCGGCGTCTCACCCGGTGGCATCGGCGGTCTCCCGTCGCAGCGGCAACTCCAGCAGCACACGCGTGCCCCGGCCTTCCTCGGAGTCGAGCTCCAGGCGGCCCCCGCACAGCTCGGCGTAGGTCTGCGCGAGGAACAAGCCCAGTCCCATGCCCTGGCCCGCGGGCTTGGTGGTGAAGAAGGGTTCTCCCAGGCGGGGCATCAACGCGTGGGGGATGCCGGTGCCCCGGTCCTCCACGACGAAGCGCAAGCGGTCCGCCTCGTGGTGGGCGGACACGACGACGGGCGTCTGCGTTGCCTCGCTGGCGTGCAGTCCGTTGCGCACGAGGTTCGTCAGCACCTGCACCAATCCGCGCACGGGGCACCAGATGGCGATGTCGGGCCCGGGCTCGAGCCGGAGCCGGGCCTGCTCCGCCGCGCCGAGCTGTTCCCGGAGCCGTTCGAGGATGGCGCCGGGCGTCGTCTTCTCGGGCACCTCGCCCAGCGTCTGGCCCGAGCGGGCGCTCATGCGTTCGAGGATGTCCCGGCAGCGCTCGACCTCGTCCCGGATGAGGCGGGCGTCTTCCAGGGCCTCGTGGGGCGCGTCGAGGATGAGGCTGTCCAGCTCGTTGGCCGCGATGGCGATGGTTCCCAGCGGCGTGCCCAGCTCATGCGCCGCGCCCGCCGCCAGCGTGGACAGCGATGCGAGCTTCTCCGCGCGCGCCGCCAACCGCTGCGTCCGCGCCAACGCGGCTTGCCGGTCGCGCAGCGCGGAGGCCACCCGCGCGACGACGAAGGCGATGATGAGCGCGGTGAGCGTGAAGGCGACCCACATGCCCACGACATGGAGCGACCCCAGGCCGTGGTGGCCCGGCTGATTCACCGTGTCCGGCAGGGGGACATGAAAGGCGAAGAGGCTGGTGGAGCCCATCACGGACATGAGCGCGATGAGCACCGTCCAGCGCGTCCCCAGCACGATGGCGGCCAGCGTCACGTGGACCAAGTACAACATGCCAAAGGGATTGGCCGGCCCACCCGACAGCGCGAGCAAGCCGGTGAGCAGCGCGGTGTCGAACGCGAGCACGGCGCCGAGCACCCCGGGTTGGACGGACGGCGACCGCCGCAGCCAGAGCGCGAGCATCAGGTTGGACACCGCCGTCGTCGCCACCAACGCGAGCAGCGGCGCCACCGGCAGTTCCAGCTCCAGGCCACGGACCGCGACGGCCACCGTTACGGCCTGCCCGGCGACGGCATGCCAGCGCAGGCGGACGAACCAGCCGAGCGCGATGGCGCTGGAGGACAGCCGCGCCACCATGTCGTCGGGCGTGCGGCGGAACGCAGCGGCGGGCTGTCGCGGGGGCGCGGCCAGCGCGTCGCTCAACGGCGCTCCTGCGTGGGTCGGCGCGGGGGACACCGCATCCTCATATCCCGGAGGTGCGGTGGGGGTGTGCGTCAAGTTGACGCATTGGGCTGGGGTGCGAGCGTGCCGCGGAGCCGGGCAATGTCTCGCGCGGGCGGCGCGCCGAACAGGCGGCTGTACTCCCGGTTGAACTGCGAGGGACTTTCGTAGCCCACCGAATGGCCTGCCGATGCCGCATCCAGCGCCTGGCCCAACATGAGCCGCCGGGCCTCCTGGAGCCGGAGCTGCTTCTGATACTGGAGCGGGCTCATGGCGGTGATGCTCTTGAAGTGGTGATGGAGCGCGGACGTGCTCATGTGCGCCTGGCGCGCGAGCTGCTCGATGCGCAACGGCTCCGCGTAGTGGTGCTTGAGCCAGGCGATGGCGCGGTTGATGGAATCGAGCCGGTCTTTCGCCAGGGCGATGTGGCGCAGCCGCGCGCTGTGCTCGCCGGACAGCAGCCGGTAGAGCATCTCGCGGATGAAGAGGGGCGCGAGGATGGGGATGTCGCGAGGCGTCTCCAGCAGCCGGACCAGTCGGGTCGCCGCGTCGAGCAGGGATGGCTCGGCGGGCGTGAGTGACAGGCCGGGACCCGGCGGTGCTCGCCCCTGGGGCTCCAGTCCCGCCTCCAACATCAGGCTTCCAATCTGGCCCGGGTCCAGGTCAACGCGCAGGCACAAGTAGGGCGCCGTGGCCGTGGCTTCAATGACCTGTCCCACGACGGGAAGGTCCACCGACACCACGAGGCATTGGTCCGCCCCGTAAACGAAGACTTCCTCTCCGAGCATCACCTGCTTGCGGCCCTGGGCGACGATGCAGAGGGCAGGTTCGTGCAAGGCATGCACGGGCTCGGAGGGGCAGGCGGCGCGAATCAGGAGCACGCGCGGAATGGCGGTGGCATGAAGACCGTCAGCGGGCGCGTGCCTCTGAATCAACCGGGCCAGCTCGGCGGGCTGCTTCGATGGTGGACGTTCTGTCATCAGGGGGAGAACGTAGGCGAGCAAGCCCTTCCATCCCGAGTTTTTCTGGCGGATGCGCAGGATTGGGCAAGAACCCGGCAGCATCGGAGTACCGCCCCGGCGGGGTGCGCGGCCACATTGCATCCATCCACATCGCAGTCACGGGGCGCATCCACATGTCTGGAATCCAAGGGAAGGTCATTGCCATCACCGGTGCGAGCAGCGGCATTGGCGAAGCCACCGCTCGGCTGCTCGCCAGCAGGGGCGCGCACGTGGTGTTGGGCGCACGCCGCGTGGACCGGCTGGAGTCGCTGACGTCCGCCATCCGCGCCCAGGGGGGCTCGGCGCGCCACCAGGCGCTGGACGTCGGGAAGCGGGAGGACATGGAGGCCTTCATGCGCTTCGCGCGCGAGGAGCACGGCCGCATTGACGTCGTCATCAACAACGCGGGCGTGATGCCCTTGTCGAAGCTGGAGGCGCTCAAGGTCGACGAGTGGGATCGGATGATTGACGTCAACATCCGGGGCGTCCTGCATGGCATCGCCGCGGGGCTGCCCATCATGCAGGCCCAGCGCTCCGGCCAGTTCATCAACGTCTCCTCCATTGGCGGCCACACGGTGGTGCCCACCGCCGCCGTCTATTGCGCGACGAAGTACGCCGTCATCGCCATCTCCGAGGGCTTGCGGCAGGAAGTCGGCGGCGACATTCGGGTGACGGTCATCTCACCCGGCGTGACGACGTCGGAGCTCGCGGAGTCCATCTCCGACGAAGGCGCTCGCGACGCCATGCGGGAGTACCGGCGCATCGCCATTCCACCGGAGGCCATCGCGCGGAGCATCGCCTTCGCCATCGAGCAGCCCGACGACGTGGACGTGAATGAAATCATCGTCCGTCCCACGGCGAGCCCGAACTGAGCGTCAAATGACCCGGGGCGGAGCCGTGTACGGCTCCGTCCCGCTGTGCGTGAAATGCCGTGCCGGCGCGCGTTCCGAGTCTGTGCGCCCACCTTGACTTCGATGCGGAGCCAGGGTTGATATGGGGTCGTTCCGATATTGAGATTGATTCTCAATAGCGCTTTGTTCCGAGGAGAACATGGCGGTTTCGACCCTGCTCATCGTACTGGGCATCGCCGTGCTCCTGCGGGTGACGGCCCGCGCTCCTGAAAGCGTGCTCACGCGTCACCGCACGTGGGCGCGGGTGGCAGGGGCCGCGGCGTGTCTGGTGGGCGTGGCCGTGGGGATGAAGGCCCAGGGCCTGGGCGTCGGCCTGACGACGGCCACGGTGGTGGCGATGCTGGCCACGCCGCTGCTCGCGTTGTGTGGGCCGCTGTGGCCGCGCGTCACGCGGTGGGTAGTGCCGGTGAGCGCGCTGGGCGTCGTGGTGGCCTGCGTGGGGGCGCTCTGATGGCGCAGAAGCACGAACACGGCGCCGCGCGGATTGGCGCGGCGGTGACGGCGGCGCCCGCGGCCGCGGTGCTGGCGACGTTGGCGCTGATGGCGGTGCTGCCCGCGGCCCGGGACGCGCGTTACCTGCTGGCGCAGCTCCTCGCGCTGCCTGCGATGGTCGCCGCCACCTGCTTCGCGCTGCTGGCCCGGAGTGGCACGCGGGCGTGGGTGGGCTCGGCGCTGGTGGCCGCCGTGTCGGCCGCCATCCTGGTGCTCTCGTGAAGCTGTCACCGCGTTCGTACACCATCCTCTGGGACGCTCACGCCTGGGCGGGTGTCCTGTCCTCGTTGATTCTCTTCGTGCTGTTCTTCCTGGGGTCCTTCGCGCTCTTCGCGGAGGAGCTGGCGCCCTGGCAGGAGCCCACGTTCCGCGCGCCGGGCGTGGTGACGGAGGCGGAGGCGGTTCGCATCGCGCAGCGGCTCGCGGAGCAGGAGACGGCCGCGCGGCCGGTGTGGTTCGGCATCTCCCTGCCCACCGCCGAGGAGCCGTGGATGAAGCTGTGGCGCATGACGCCGGAGGGCGCCATCCACTCCACGTGGAGGGACCCGGTGTCGGGGCGCGAGATTGGCGAGCGCAGTGATTTGGGCGAGTTCCTCAACGCCATGCACTTCCTGGAGCCAGTGCCCTTCGGCAAGCACCTGGCGGGCATCGCGTCGGTCGTGCTGCTGCTGCTCGTCGTCACCGGCGTGCTCATTCAGTTGGGGCGGCTGGTGCGGGAGTTCGTGCAGTTCCGGCCGGACGGTTCCCGGCGCGTCTTCTGGTCGGACGCGCACAAGGCGGTGAGCGTGGTCAGCTCGCCCTTCCTGTTCGTCTTCGCCATCACGGGGGGCATCCTCTGTCTGGCGGACTGGTACGCGCCCGGGGTGCAGGCCGCCGCGTTGGATGGCGACCCGAAGGCGCTGGAGGCGGTCGTGGACTGGCCCACGCCGCAACCCGCGTCGGGGCAGCCCGGTGGCGCGCCCGACCTCGCCCACGCGCTGGCGTTGGCCAAGGCGCGCTTCCCGCAGTCGGAGCACAGTTGGTTCTTCTTCGACCACCTGGG
This genomic window from Myxococcus hansupus contains:
- a CDS encoding PepSY-associated TM helix domain-containing protein, which encodes MKLSPRSYTILWDAHAWAGVLSSLILFVLFFLGSFALFAEELAPWQEPTFRAPGVVTEAEAVRIAQRLAEQETAARPVWFGISLPTAEEPWMKLWRMTPEGAIHSTWRDPVSGREIGERSDLGEFLNAMHFLEPVPFGKHLAGIASVVLLLLVVTGVLIQLGRLVREFVQFRPDGSRRVFWSDAHKAVSVVSSPFLFVFAITGGILCLADWYAPGVQAAALDGDPKALEAVVDWPTPQPASGQPGGAPDLAHALALAKARFPQSEHSWFFFDHLGDANGTVHLPGEIEGSLHAFTHLRVSREGAVLWERETGGGTLYTQVMDPLYGLHFATWASLPAKVVYALLSWLMAFGILSGNLLWLERRRLQGKSRFDTVLARLTAGVCAGLPLAVAGLFLANQFLPAELADRPRWEHTVFFVVWAVGVGSALLDGAPAAASRRLLILASAGLFAVPLIDAARMQRLPFASGSGFVLGAELGILALAVLLAGAARAIPRLQQKAPATMPAAVAT